The genomic window TGCGCCGGCGGCGCGGTAAACAGGCAGTACGTCGAGTCCTACCCCATGGGTGTTTACGCTGACAAGGCTGCATTGGGCCCCGCCCTGTGCACCAAGGCCGTTAGCGGTAACGACTGGAAGAAGATCAGGGACATGTGGGACGACATCCACGCCGGGAAGGCTTAAACGAGGTGAAATAAATGGCATCTAAGAAGTTTACCAAGATGGAGTACGGCTCCGCAGATGAGATGGTTTTCGGAGACGCGAAGTACCCCCTGTCCTACGGCCTTGGCCTCAAGGTCGGCGCTGGGTTC from Methanomassiliicoccus sp. includes these protein-coding regions:
- a CDS encoding methyltransferase MtaB domain-containing protein, whose protein sequence is MASKKFTKMEYGSADEMVFGDAKYPLSYGLGLKVGAGF